One region of Callithrix jacchus isolate 240 chromosome 16, calJac240_pri, whole genome shotgun sequence genomic DNA includes:
- the RECQL4 gene encoding ATP-dependent DNA helicase Q4 isoform X14, with protein sequence MKQKRYVRGRVLRGRLLRKQAWKQKWQKKGECFGSGDATFTIKDSCFLNGRFDHRAPQCPQPGNEEDTDPAWSEPLVPVPQPVPEVPGLAPTVLPLYSLGPSGQVAETPAEVFHALEQLGHRAFRPGQERAVMRILSGISTLLVLPTGAGKSLCYQLPALLYAQRSPCLTLVISPLLSLMDDQVSGLPPCLKAACIHSGMTRKQRESVLQKIQAGQVHMLLLTPEALVGAGGLPPATKLPPVAFACIDEAHCLSQWSHNFRPCYLRVCRVLRERMGVHCFLGLTATATRRTASDVAQHLAVAEEPGLHGPAPVPANLHLSVSMDRDTDQALLTLLQGKRFRNLDSIIIYCNRREDTERVAALLRTCLHPAQGPGPKGRAPKTMAEAYHAGMCSRERQRVQRAFMQGQLRVVVATVAFGMGLDRPDVRAVLHLGLPPSFESYVQAVGRAGRDRQPAHCHLFLQPQGEDLRELRRHVHANGMDFWAVKRLVQRVFPSCTCARLLPEKEGARGGEMPVAGSPPQEMEQLGSCQATPGPRRACVGHERALPVQATVQALDMPQEAIETLLCYLELHPRHWLELLATTYTHCRLYCSGGPAQLQALAHRCPPLAVCLAQRLPEDPGKGSSSVEFDMVELVDSMGWELACVRRALCQLQWDHEPQTGMWQSTGVLVEFRELAFHLRSPGDLTAEEKDQICDFLYGRVQAREHQALAHLHRTFQAFHSVAFPSCGPCLEQQDEERSTRLKDLLSRYFEEVEEEAQGPGGMGDTQGPAPGQARLQDWEDQVRCDIRQLLSLRPEEKFSGRAVARIFHGIGSPCYPAQVFGQDRRFWRKYLHLSFHTLVRLATEELLQVGRSLHHMEDVAQSWDCQQQGQ encoded by the exons ATGAAGCAGAAACGCTATGTGCGGGGCCGGGTACTCCGTGGCAGGCTCCTCCGCAAGCAG GCATGGAAGCAGAAGTGGCAGAAAAAAGGGGAGTGTTTTGGCAGTGGTGATGCCACATTCACAATCAAGGACTCCTGTTTCCTGAATGGGCGGTTTGATCACAGGGCACCCCAGTGTCCCCAGCCAG GAAATGAGGAAGACACAGACCCTGCTTGGTCTGAGCCACTGGTTCCTGTGCCACAGCCTGTGCCTGAGGTGCCTGGCCTGGCCCCCACCGTGCTGCCACTCTACTCCCTGGGGCCCTCAGGGCAGGTGGCAG AGACGCCAGCCGAGGTGTTCCATGCCCTGGAGCAGCTGGGGCACCGAGCCTTCCGCCCCGGGCAGGAGCGTGCGGTCATGCGGATCCTGTCTG GCATCTCCACGCTGCTGGTGCTGCCCACGGGTGCTGGCAAGTCCCTGTGCTACCAGCTTCCGGCACTGCTCTACGCCCAGCGCAGCCCCTGCCTCACGCTGGTCATCTCTCCCCTGCTGTCACTCATGGATGACCAG GTGTCTGGCCTGCCCCCATGTCTCAAGGCAGCCTGCATCCACTCGGGCATGACCAGGAAGCAACGGGAGTCTGTCCTGCAGAAG ATTCAGGCAGGTCAGGTACACATGCTTCTGCTGACCCCTGAGGCGCTGGTGGGAGCCGGGGGTCTCCCTCCAGCCACGAAGCTGCCTCCAGTGGCTTTTGCCTGCATCGATGAGGCCCACTGCCTCTCCCAGTGGTCCCACAACTTCCGGCCCTGCTACCTGCGTGTCTGTAGG GTGCTTCGGGAGCGCATGGGCGTGCATTGCTTCCTAGGTctcacagccacagccacacgCCGCACAGCCAGTGACGTGGCCCAGCACCTGGCTGTGGCCGAAGAGCCTGGCCTCCATGGGCCAGCCCCAGTTCCTGCTAACCTGcacctttctgtgtccatggaCAGGGACACAGACCAG GCTCTGTTGACACTGCTGCAGGGCAAACGCTTTCGAAACCTGGATTCCATCATCATTTATTGCAACCGGcgggaggacacagagagagtTGCTGCACTTCTCCGAACTTGCCTGCATccagcccagggcccagggcctAAAG GTCGTGCCCCCAAAACCATGGCTGAGGCCTACCATGCAGGCATGTGCAGCCGGGAACGGCAGCGGGTACAAAGGGCCTTCATGCAGGGCCAATTGCGAGTGGTGGTAGCCACAGTGGCCTTCGGGATGGGGCTGGACCGGCCAGACGTGCGGGCTGTGTTGCATCTGGGGCTGCCCCCAAGCTTTGAGAGCTACGTGCAGGCCGTGGGACGGGCCGGGCGTGACAGGCAGCCTGCCCACTGCCACCTGTTCCTGCAGCCCCAG GGGGAAGACCTGCGAGAGCTGCGCAGACACGTGCACGCCAATGGCATGGACTTCTGGGCTGTAAAGAGACTGGTGCAGCGTGTATTCCCATCCTGCACCTGTGCCAGGCTGCTCCCAGAGAAGGAGGGGGCCAGGGGTGGGGAGATGCCTGTGGCCGGGTCCCCCCCTCAAGAGATGGAGCAGCTTGGTAGCTGCCAAGCCACCCCAGGACCTAGAAGGGCCTGTGTGGGCCATGAACGGGCACTCCCAGTACAGGCAACCGTGCAGGCCCTGGACATGCCACAGGAGG CCATTGAGACTTTGCTGTGCTACCTGGAGTTACACCCACGGCACTGGCTGGAGCTGTTGGCGACCACCTATACCCATTGCCGTCTGTACTGCTCTGGGGGCCCTGCCCAGCTCCAGGCCCTGGCCCACAG GTGTCCCCCTTTGGCTGTGTGCTTGGCCCAGCGGCTGCCTGAGGACCCAGGAAAAGGCAGCAGCTCGGTCGAGTTTGACATGGTTGAGCTGGTGGACTCCATGGGCTGGGAGCTGGCCTGTGTGCGGCGGGCTCTCTGCCAGCTGCAGTGGGACCACGAACCCCAGACAG GTATGTGGCAAAGCACAGGGGTGCTTGTGGAGTTCAGGGAGCTGGCCTTCCACCTTCGTAGCCCAGGTGACCTGACTGCTGAGGAAAAGGATCAGATCTGTGACTTCCTGTATGGCCGTGTACAGGCCCGGGAGCACCAGGCCTTGGCCCATCTGCACAGAACCTTCCAGGCCTTTCACAG CGTAGCCTTCCCCAGCTGCGGACCCTGCCTGGAGCAGCAGGATGAGGAGCGCAGCACCAGGCTCAAGGACCTGCTCAGCCGCTACTTTGAGGAAGTGGAAGAGGAAGCACAGGGGCCTGGGGGCATGGGGGACACACAGGGTCCCGCGCCAGGGCAGGCCAGG CTCCAGGATTGGGAGGACCAGGTCCGCTGCGACATCCGCCAGCTCCTATCCCTGAGACCAGAGGAGAAGTTCTCCGGCAGGGCTGTGGCCCGTATCTTTCACGGCATCG GAAGTCCCTGCTACCCAGCCCAGGTGTTCGGGCAGGACCGGCGCTTCTGGAGAAAGTACCTGCACCTGAGCTTCCACACCCTGGTGCGCCTGGCCACAGAAGAGCTTCTGCAGGTGGGCCGCTCACTGCACCACATGGAGGATGTCGCGCAGAGCTGGGATTGTCAGCAGCAAGGACAATGA
- the RECQL4 gene encoding ATP-dependent DNA helicase Q4 isoform X13 produces MKQKRYVRGRVLRGRLLRKQAWKQKWQKKGECFGSGDATFTIKDSCFLNGRFDHRAPQCPQPGNEEDTDPAWSEPLVPVPQPVPEVPGLAPTVLPLYSLGPSGQVAETPAEVFHALEQLGHRAFRPGQERAVMRILSGISTLLVLPTGAGKSLCYQLPALLYAQRSPCLTLVISPLLSLMDDQVSGLPPCLKAACIHSGMTRKQRESVLQKIQAGQVHMLLLTPEALVGAGGLPPATKLPPVAFACIDEAHCLSQWSHNFRPCYLRVCRVLRERMGVHCFLGLTATATRRTASDVAQHLAVAEEPGLHGPAPVPANLHLSVSMDRDTDQALLTLLQGKRFRNLDSIIIYCNRREDTERVAALLRTCLHPAQGPGPKGRAPKTMAEAYHAGMCSRERQRVQRAFMQGQLRVVVATVAFGMGLDRPDVRAVLHLGLPPSFESYVQAVGRAGRDRQPAHCHLFLQPQGEDLRELRRHVHANGMDFWAVKRLVQRVFPSCTCARLLPEKEGARGGEMPVAGSPPQEMEQLGSCQATPGPRRACVGHERALPVQATVQALDMPQEGEEPRVKHRGVDGPAPHPLSPALSPAIETLLCYLELHPRHWLELLATTYTHCRLYCSGGPAQLQALAHRCPPLAVCLAQRLPEDPGKGSSSVEFDMVELVDSMGWELACVRRALCQLQWDHEPQTGMWQSTGVLVEFRELAFHLRSPGDLTAEEKDQICDFLYGRVQAREHQALAHLHRTFQAFHSVAFPSCGPCLEQQDEERSTRLKDLLSRYFEEVEEEAQGPGGMGDTQGPAPGQARLQDWEDQVRCDIRQLLSLRPEEKFSGRAVARIFHGIGSPCYPAQVFGQDRRFWRKYLHLSFHTLVRLATEELLQVGRSLHHMEDVAQSWDCQQQGQ; encoded by the exons ATGAAGCAGAAACGCTATGTGCGGGGCCGGGTACTCCGTGGCAGGCTCCTCCGCAAGCAG GCATGGAAGCAGAAGTGGCAGAAAAAAGGGGAGTGTTTTGGCAGTGGTGATGCCACATTCACAATCAAGGACTCCTGTTTCCTGAATGGGCGGTTTGATCACAGGGCACCCCAGTGTCCCCAGCCAG GAAATGAGGAAGACACAGACCCTGCTTGGTCTGAGCCACTGGTTCCTGTGCCACAGCCTGTGCCTGAGGTGCCTGGCCTGGCCCCCACCGTGCTGCCACTCTACTCCCTGGGGCCCTCAGGGCAGGTGGCAG AGACGCCAGCCGAGGTGTTCCATGCCCTGGAGCAGCTGGGGCACCGAGCCTTCCGCCCCGGGCAGGAGCGTGCGGTCATGCGGATCCTGTCTG GCATCTCCACGCTGCTGGTGCTGCCCACGGGTGCTGGCAAGTCCCTGTGCTACCAGCTTCCGGCACTGCTCTACGCCCAGCGCAGCCCCTGCCTCACGCTGGTCATCTCTCCCCTGCTGTCACTCATGGATGACCAG GTGTCTGGCCTGCCCCCATGTCTCAAGGCAGCCTGCATCCACTCGGGCATGACCAGGAAGCAACGGGAGTCTGTCCTGCAGAAG ATTCAGGCAGGTCAGGTACACATGCTTCTGCTGACCCCTGAGGCGCTGGTGGGAGCCGGGGGTCTCCCTCCAGCCACGAAGCTGCCTCCAGTGGCTTTTGCCTGCATCGATGAGGCCCACTGCCTCTCCCAGTGGTCCCACAACTTCCGGCCCTGCTACCTGCGTGTCTGTAGG GTGCTTCGGGAGCGCATGGGCGTGCATTGCTTCCTAGGTctcacagccacagccacacgCCGCACAGCCAGTGACGTGGCCCAGCACCTGGCTGTGGCCGAAGAGCCTGGCCTCCATGGGCCAGCCCCAGTTCCTGCTAACCTGcacctttctgtgtccatggaCAGGGACACAGACCAG GCTCTGTTGACACTGCTGCAGGGCAAACGCTTTCGAAACCTGGATTCCATCATCATTTATTGCAACCGGcgggaggacacagagagagtTGCTGCACTTCTCCGAACTTGCCTGCATccagcccagggcccagggcctAAAG GTCGTGCCCCCAAAACCATGGCTGAGGCCTACCATGCAGGCATGTGCAGCCGGGAACGGCAGCGGGTACAAAGGGCCTTCATGCAGGGCCAATTGCGAGTGGTGGTAGCCACAGTGGCCTTCGGGATGGGGCTGGACCGGCCAGACGTGCGGGCTGTGTTGCATCTGGGGCTGCCCCCAAGCTTTGAGAGCTACGTGCAGGCCGTGGGACGGGCCGGGCGTGACAGGCAGCCTGCCCACTGCCACCTGTTCCTGCAGCCCCAG GGGGAAGACCTGCGAGAGCTGCGCAGACACGTGCACGCCAATGGCATGGACTTCTGGGCTGTAAAGAGACTGGTGCAGCGTGTATTCCCATCCTGCACCTGTGCCAGGCTGCTCCCAGAGAAGGAGGGGGCCAGGGGTGGGGAGATGCCTGTGGCCGGGTCCCCCCCTCAAGAGATGGAGCAGCTTGGTAGCTGCCAAGCCACCCCAGGACCTAGAAGGGCCTGTGTGGGCCATGAACGGGCACTCCCAGTACAGGCAACCGTGCAGGCCCTGGACATGCCACAGGAGGGTGAGGAACCCAGAGTAAAGCACAGGGGTGTGGATGGGCCAGCCCCACACCCCCTGAGCCCTGCTCTTTCCCCAGCCATTGAGACTTTGCTGTGCTACCTGGAGTTACACCCACGGCACTGGCTGGAGCTGTTGGCGACCACCTATACCCATTGCCGTCTGTACTGCTCTGGGGGCCCTGCCCAGCTCCAGGCCCTGGCCCACAG GTGTCCCCCTTTGGCTGTGTGCTTGGCCCAGCGGCTGCCTGAGGACCCAGGAAAAGGCAGCAGCTCGGTCGAGTTTGACATGGTTGAGCTGGTGGACTCCATGGGCTGGGAGCTGGCCTGTGTGCGGCGGGCTCTCTGCCAGCTGCAGTGGGACCACGAACCCCAGACAG GTATGTGGCAAAGCACAGGGGTGCTTGTGGAGTTCAGGGAGCTGGCCTTCCACCTTCGTAGCCCAGGTGACCTGACTGCTGAGGAAAAGGATCAGATCTGTGACTTCCTGTATGGCCGTGTACAGGCCCGGGAGCACCAGGCCTTGGCCCATCTGCACAGAACCTTCCAGGCCTTTCACAG CGTAGCCTTCCCCAGCTGCGGACCCTGCCTGGAGCAGCAGGATGAGGAGCGCAGCACCAGGCTCAAGGACCTGCTCAGCCGCTACTTTGAGGAAGTGGAAGAGGAAGCACAGGGGCCTGGGGGCATGGGGGACACACAGGGTCCCGCGCCAGGGCAGGCCAGG CTCCAGGATTGGGAGGACCAGGTCCGCTGCGACATCCGCCAGCTCCTATCCCTGAGACCAGAGGAGAAGTTCTCCGGCAGGGCTGTGGCCCGTATCTTTCACGGCATCG GAAGTCCCTGCTACCCAGCCCAGGTGTTCGGGCAGGACCGGCGCTTCTGGAGAAAGTACCTGCACCTGAGCTTCCACACCCTGGTGCGCCTGGCCACAGAAGAGCTTCTGCAGGTGGGCCGCTCACTGCACCACATGGAGGATGTCGCGCAGAGCTGGGATTGTCAGCAGCAAGGACAATGA